The genomic window GCGGCGAGGGGCCGGGTGAGCCGGAGCTGGGTGTGGGCGACGATCAGGATCCAGGTCCAGCGGTCCGCGGCTTCGGGGGTGCGGAGCTTCGGGGTGGTCCAGCCCAGGGTCTGCTTCGCGAAGCGGAAGGTGTGCTCCAGGTCGAAGCGGCGGAGAAATGCCTGCCAGAAGCGGTCCACGTCGTCCGGTGTGGCGCCGGTCTTGGAGGACCATAACCACACCGGCGGGGCATCCCGGTCCTTCGACAGATGCTCGACCTTCAACCGCATCAACGTTCCCTCGACCAGGGGAAGTTCACCATCATGGTCAAGCCATGAGGAACGGTGAGTGAGTCGGGGGTGGACCCGGTCCCATGCCTGGGTCTCGGCCTTGCCGTAGTTGGTGGTGTCAGTGACCGTGGTGATCGCGGGCTCGGGCCAGGTCTCCGGCTTGGTGAAGCGGAACTCCGGACCGTGCTTGGGCGGCCGGCCGTTGACGCCGTGCATCCTCGGTGGCTTCGGCAGCCGCATCACGCGGTCGGAGCGGACGCGGCCGACCATCTCGACCGGCAGATCGCGCAGGACCCAGGCCAGGCGGGTGACGTCGTAGCCGGCGTCGCTGACGATCACGATGGCCGGGTTCCCGGCCTGCCACTGGCCCGCGGCAATGAGCCGCTCGACGACACCTCGTAGCTGGGCGGCGGTGATCGCCGTCGCGTCGTCCGTCGGTCCGAGCCGGACCGCGTCCAGGATCGCGGTCCAGGACGTGGCGCCCGGCTCCAGCACGGCCACGAAGGAGTAGGGCCAGCCCGGGATGAACTGCGACGCAGTCTTCGCGCGACCGTAGACGTGGCAGAACAGGCGCTCTGCCGAGCACGGGGCGTCCGAGCGGAGCCACGGCGACACGTCGACCGCCAGGACCAGGCGCCCGCCATCGAAACGCGGCAGCGGCAGGCCGGCCAGCACCGTCCGCAGCCGGTCGACGTCGATCCGGCCGTGGTTCAGGCCGCCGTACATCGCTCCGTGCCCACGACGATGCTCGGGCAACAGCGTCAAGTCCACCGGGGACTTCACAGCACCGTCCGCACACAGCACCGCGTCTGCCAGCTCGAACAACTCGTCGCGCCGGGCGGTCAGACACTCGTAGAACTCGCCCCGGAAGCGTGACGCTTCCGCGAACGCTTCCCTCCGGACAGCATCAGGCAGCAGACTCACCCTCACGGCCTTCGTCGTGGTCACGTGCACCTTGGTCGGAGCACAGGATCAGACGAAGGCCGCCCTCGCGTCCGGCGAACCCCCAGGTGAGCGACTCAGTTCCAGACACCATTCGAAGCCGGAAGAAAAAGAACAAGCTAAGAGGTTGTCTCATTTGGGCTGTTCGATAGTCTGCCGTCGTGGGGCTCGTTGAGCGTCTGGTGCCGGATGAGTTGTGGGAGCTGTTCGAGCGGGTCGTGCCGCCTGCTCCGTCGCGGCCGCAGGGCGGTGGCCGACGACGGTACGGGGACCGCGAGGTGCTGGCGGCGATCGTCTTTGTGGCCACGTCAGGCTGCACGTGGCGGCAACTGCCCCCGTCGTTCGGGCCATCGGGTCCGACGGCCCACCGGCGGTTCACCGAATGGAGCAAGGCCCGGGTGTGGGCCAAGCTCCACCGCCTGGTCCTGGACGAACAGATGAGGCCCGCTGGGGCTGGAGTTGAACAATATGGCGTCCCGTGACCCGTGGAGTTCCACCCGGGCCAGTCGCGGACCAACTGGCGCCGGAACATCACCCCGCGAGCCGCCGGCCCATGAGCGCAAGCGCTGCAACGGCTGTGGGCGTGAGACGTCACCAAGTCCGGACGGCATTCTGGCGGGCCAGGGCGGCTGTCGGCACTGTGCCGACGTAAAGGCGGGAGTGGTGTCGGCTCGCGGACGAACCCGAGCCGGGAATGCGCGCGTTGTGGGAACTGGCGGAAAACGGCCTGGAGCCGACGCACCGCGACCCGTGCGCTTCCCCCGGCAGACGAAGTGCGTGAGGCGCCGCGCCCCACAGCTTCAAGCGACGCGGACTGGGCCGGGGCAGCCGCACCGCCGGTACCTGCGGCTCCAGCCCGGAAGTTGCGCAGGCGGCTCATGGTGTGTGGGGCTGTCGCCGTTGTCGTTCTGCGCACCCGACAACACCGACCCGTTCATCCGCACCGACCTGGCCCCCGTACCCGGGCAGGGCTCCGGCATGAAGGCATGCGTGATCATCGAAGGAGAGCAGGGTGGCGTCGTTCGCCAGCACTTCGTACGGCGGTGTCGTCACGGCGTCGCTCCGTCTCCCGCGTAGAGGTAACCGCCGGGGTTGGCGGGGTCCGCGATCAGTAGTACCTGATCACCGGCGCGGGGGATGCGCAGTTTCGAAACGATGGTCTGGAGCGTGATCGGGTCGGCGGTGGCCCCGGTCAGCTGGAGGACCAGGTCGACGACCGGGTCGAAGTTGACCAGCCTGCCGGTGTCGCTGATCGCCACGACGACGGCGGTGACCGTCGGTACGCCCATGGCGAGCAACTGCTGCACAGTGGCACCGGAGTTGTACGCGCCGATCGACTGCTGGAGCTTGGCGTAGTCCTCGCGGCCGAGCGTCGCGCGCGTCATACGGCCGTAGAAACCCTTGCCGCCTGCCACCTGCTCCGCGATCTTGGCGGCCTTCTCCTCACGGCTCTTGCCCTTGCCGAAGATTCCCATGTTGTGCCTGCCCTTCTGGTTCGTTCTGCCTGATGGTGTGGACGTTAGGAGGCGGGCAGCGCCTACCGATCCCAGGTTCGACCACCAGTTCCCCCAGGACGTACGCTCTGCCCATGCCGTCCCCGAGCCAGCCGTCGACCGGCGAGCGCCGTCCGCGCGCCATGGTCATCGACACGGCTTGGCGCGGTCTCGGACCGGGTCCCCAGGCGTTGAGCGGGCCCGGTGGCGCGCCGCTGACCCGGACGGTCAAGCTGATCCTGCTGCCGCTGATCATCCGGCCCACGCTGCGTCCGGAGCTCGCCGCCGACTTCCTCGACGCGCGGGAGGCGGAGCAACTCGACGCGTTGATACGGGAGTCCGCTGCGGTTCTGGAAGCGACGGCCCGGTGGTTCACGCTGCTGAAGAAGACGCGCCGGGCACTGGGGATCGTGGCGGGCAACCCCCAGGACCTGTATTTCCAGCGGTGCTTCGAGCTGGCGACCGAGCACGGGGCGCCGGGGCCCGGCGCGGACGCGGTGGCGAGGGCGGTACTCGAAGACGTCGTGGACGCTTCCGGCGGACGGACCGTGGAGGCGCTGAAGGAACATCTGGCGGACGCCGCCCGGCGCGCCCGGCTCGACGCCGAGCTGGCAGCGGCGTGGGACGGACGCGAAGCGGTACCGGGCGCCGTCGATACGGGCCTGGCGGCCGAGGTCCTGGAGGCCTGCGGTGCGGCGGGGGCTGATGCGCCGG from Streptomyces sp. DSM 40750 includes these protein-coding regions:
- a CDS encoding NF041680 family putative transposase; this translates as MSLLPDAVRREAFAEASRFRGEFYECLTARRDELFELADAVLCADGAVKSPVDLTLLPEHRRGHGAMYGGLNHGRIDVDRLRTVLAGLPLPRFDGGRLVLAVDVSPWLRSDAPCSAERLFCHVYGRAKTASQFIPGWPYSFVAVLEPGATSWTAILDAVRLGPTDDATAITAAQLRGVVERLIAAGQWQAGNPAIVIVSDAGYDVTRLAWVLRDLPVEMVGRVRSDRVMRLPKPPRMHGVNGRPPKHGPEFRFTKPETWPEPAITTVTDTTNYGKAETQAWDRVHPRLTHRSSWLDHDGELPLVEGTLMRLKVEHLSKDRDAPPVWLWSSKTGATPDDVDRFWQAFLRRFDLEHTFRFAKQTLGWTTPKLRTPEAADRWTWILIVAHTQLRLTRPLAADLRRPWEKPTASDRLTPARVRRGFRNIRAHLACPARVPKPRGAGPGRPPGAKNKHRAPRYDVGKTVKRPETLKAIGKPGRSW